In Ferrimicrobium acidiphilum DSM 19497, the genomic stretch ACGCCAAGATGGCATCCACGCTGCGGCGGTAGTCATTACCAACGAGCCGTTAACGAAGTACCTACCCATTCAACGCAAACCCGATCCCGGCCAAGATCCTACGCTCGCACCGATGGTGACTCAGTACGAGATGCACGGGGTCGAGGAGCTCGGACTTCTCAAGATGGATTTCCTAGGGCTTCGGACCCTCTCGGTGCTCGACCGCGCCATTGAGTTAATCAAAGAATCTCGTGGGATCGAGCTCACTCTAGAGGGTATCCCCTTGGATGACGAGCCAACGTACGCGATGCTCCGCGAGGCTGACACCATTGGGGTCTTCCAACTAGAAGGTACCCCAATGCGAGCCTTAGTTCGCTCGCTGGCACCCACCCGCTTCGATGATATCGCAGCCCTTACCGCCCTCTATCGACCGGGCCCAATGGCCGCTAACATGCACAACGACTATGCCGATCGCAAAAACGGTCGTAAACAGATCACCTACCTCCACCCGGATCTCGAAGAACTCCTCTCCGACACCTATGGTCTCATGATCTATCAGGAGTCGGTCATGCGGGTCGCACAAAAATTTGCCGGCTATAGCTTGGCCGAAGCTGACAACCTTCGCAAAGCCTGTGGAAAGAAGATTCGCGAACTCATCGCCGCTGAGCGCGAGAAGTTTGTCAAGGGGTGTATCGACACCGGCTATGGAGAGCAGATTGGTACAGAACTGTTCAACATCATCGAACCATTCGCCGACTATGCGTTCAACAAATCGCACTCTTATGGCTACGGCCTTATTGCATATCAGACCGCCTACCTAAAGGCCAACTACCCTACCCAGTACCTGGCGGCCTTGTTGACCTCCGTGAAGGATGACAAGGACAAGACTGCACTCTATCTCGCGGAGGCGAGTGCACATCAGATCTCAGTTCTCGTGCCAGACATAAATCACTCGATGGCCGATTTTGTGGTTGTAAAGGAGGGGGATGTAGAACAGATCCTCTTTGGGCTCGCAGCAATCCGCAACGTCGGTGAGGGCTTAGTCGGCATGATCGTCGCCGAGCGTGAGGCCAATGGTCCGTTCCAGGATTTTGGCGACTTCTGTCTTAGAGTAGATCCGGTCGTGCTCAACAAGCGCACCATCGAATCACTCATCAAAGGTGGTGCCTTTGACAGCCTTGGTTACTCCCGAAAGGGGCTAGCCGAGATCCATGAGGGTGTGATCGACCAGGCTCTTGACAAGCGCCGGGAACGCGACCGTGGTGTCTTCTCTCTCTTTGAAGACCCGGTCGATGTTGCCGCAGGAGTAGTCACACTTGAGATAAACCCCTCCGCCGAAGAGTGGGCCAAGGATGTCCTCCTGAAGGCCGAACGCGAGATGCTCGGCCTCTACGTTAGTTCACATCCACTTGCTGGCCTCGATGCCCAACTTGCCAAGATCGCCGCACTCAAGGTAGCGGAGGCACTGGAACTCGCCGATAGTGGTGTTAACCAAGCAGTAACTGTGGTCGGGGTGGCGACGACGCTCACCAAACGGCACACCAAGAAGGGTGAACTCATGGGGAGTATCACCCTCGAGGATCTCCGCGGAGCGATCGAGGTGATGGTCTTCCCAAAGACGATGGCCGAGTTCGGTCAACTCCTTGTCCAAGATACGGTCCTAAAGATCCAAGGACGCCTCGACACTCGCGAGGAACGGCCGAAACTTGTAGCGATGTCGATCGAGGTAGTGGAGCTTGCCCAACCTGAGTTTGTCGACGGAGCCGAGGTGGCGACGCTGACCATGCCCGCTGAGCTCGCAAGCCGCAGCGAACTCGAGCGCCTCCGACAGGTCCTTGAGTCGCACGAAGGCGAACACCCGGTAGTCCTCAAGATTGGCTCTATGCGTTTCTTGGTCGATGGAATCTCGATCCCAATAGACAACAACCTGATCGGGCATTTACGAAGCAGCTTTGGTGACCGAGTGGCGTTCGCCTGAGAATATCACTCGGCTACGGCTGGTTGCTTAGCTAGCTTGGCCAGCCTGACTGCTTGCTGCTTGATTGTTTCGAGCTTGACTGCCTAGTGCTTCGCAACGTGAAAGCGCTCAGCCAGCTTCACAATCACCGCCTGTTTAGCCCTCGGCCGAATTAGAAAATGAACACAAGCGCATTAAAACTACTCACGATATCTTCACGAACTAAGCGAATCCAGCATCTAAGAGACTGAAGCAGTCAAGCTCAATCCACTTACATCTTGTTCGTGGCTCTATCGGCAGAGATTGACCGACGGTTCAGTGGACCTTCCGGACACCAACAAGGACCACCGTCCTCGAGAGATCAGGCGCAAAGCTGCAGACTGCACAAGTGGGCATAACTCTACACTTGCGCCTAGGCTCGGTTAGCAATGGCTGGATTACTAGCGTTGGTAGGTTCAGGTGAATATCTCCCGGAGATGAGCGAGATCGAACGGCGTCTCCTAAACGGCGGTACCCGCTATGTTCAGATTCCTACTGCTGCCGCCCTAGAAGGCACAGATCGTCTCAACTATTGGATCGAACTAGGTTGACAGGCAGCCGAACGCCTCGGAGCAAATCAGATCTCTATCGTCCCCACGACACGAGAGGAGGCAAACGATCCTGCGCTCGCCAAACAACTCAAAGGCGCCGACCTCATCTACCTATCGGGAGGCAACCCGACCTTCCTCGCAGATACCTTGCGCAACACCATCCTCTGGCACGCTATCGTCGATGCCTTCGAGGAGGGTGCGTCCGTCGCCGGCTGCAGCGCTGGAGCGATGGTGATGGGAGGATGGATACCGAGTTTAAGGCATCGAGAAGCTAGTGGACATCGCGGCCTTGGGCTTCTTCCTGGCCTCAGCGTGATTCCTCACTTCGATCGGTTCATCCCTCGCATGGGCGCCAGCCTCGCGCAGCTTGCGCTCCGGCCACCGGCTGGAATTGAAGTAATCGGCATCGACGAGCTAACCGCTCTGGTCGGCTCGAAGACAACACTAACCGTCTTGGGCAAAGGTAACGTTTTTCGCCTTGACGACAAGCCAGCAAGCAGACATACCGAGGGTGCAGTCATCAAGCTGTCATGAAACCGTTGAGAGCTAGGATTTGTGCGCCACTAACCCGGCCGCTCCGCCACCAACTTGAGCATGACCGCGAAACGGTTGGCTAGCATACGCTACTCGTCGGCCAAAAAGGCGGCCATCCGCAAAAGGCGCGCATCATCGAATCTTGCGCCTAGTAATGCAATCCTAGCACCGGCAAGTACCACCATCGGAAGGTTGGCGAGTTCTGCAAGCAGCCATAAACCTATAGACATCTTTTCTGGCGACAATGAGTCATCGACTAGGTCGAACGCAAGAAGGTCTACAGATCCGACAAGTCGATCAACCCTAGCGATCAAAGCTTGTGTCTCATCGGCGGTTACCAACTCACCGGCTTGGCTTTGCGCACCTATGGAAAGCATCCGGCTAGCCTGCTCCAAAAAGGGGCGATCGAAATCGACAACCTCGGACTCAATCCCCATAGCAGTCAAGATCGAAAGCGTCCCTCCCTGGTGGTCTATTGGCGCCACATGATGGTCATCGTCTCCGCCAAACTCGTGAAGCACTACGACCTTCGACGGTGCCAGCGGACTGGCTGCAAAACTCGCGAGGCTCTTCGGGTTGGAGTGTGGTAGAAAACGGGGGTCACCTAAGACTCCAACCGCACGCAACCGATCGAGTAGATACGCCTGTTCACGCAGTGTCGAAGCGGCGAAAGAGACTACAGCCGTACTGTTATAGGCGAGCGCCGGAGCCAACCCCAAAGTGGGACGGTAGCCATCAAGACCACGCAAACCACGAAGAAGGGTGGAACCATGATGGTCCAGGGTAACTGACGCTGTGACCGCACTATGTTGAAGCGCCTCTACCATAGCGTCGCTGTAGGGCTCGCCCTTAA encodes the following:
- the dnaE gene encoding DNA polymerase III subunit alpha, with translation MQSFVHLHTHTEYSMLDGAARINDLLNKAQEDHQPAMAITDHGNMYGVLDFYKGARARGINPIVGIEAYMAAQSRRDRPARRGRIDDTGGDGEGGEKMYYHLILMAENNVGYNNLIQLSSRAFLEGYYYKPRVDWELLEEHHEGLIATTGCLGGLVLQQLLRGDSDQATAIAGRLQDIFGKESLFVELQDHGLAEQKRTNPLLVDLAKRIGAPLVATNDSHYVNREDHMAHDALLCIQTGATLNDTNRFKFDGSEHYVKTAAEMRELFRDFPQACDNTLAIGERCNVTIEFGAPQLPEIPIPEEFQASDYNESATIYLRHLTEAGAAERYGPQLDERTRSRIDYELTVIAEMGFSGYFLVVWDLIRHAVEAKIRVGPGRGSAAGSVVAFCLRIVDLDPIRYDLLFERFLNPGRTQMPDIDMDFDERYRSEMIRYAGRRYGADHVAQIVTFSTIKARAAVRDAARVLGLPYAVGDRIAKVMPPLVMGRDTPLAACLELKPGYEDGYQAAAELREMVETDPEVRTVVDVATGLEGLRRQDGIHAAAVVITNEPLTKYLPIQRKPDPGQDPTLAPMVTQYEMHGVEELGLLKMDFLGLRTLSVLDRAIELIKESRGIELTLEGIPLDDEPTYAMLREADTIGVFQLEGTPMRALVRSLAPTRFDDIAALTALYRPGPMAANMHNDYADRKNGRKQITYLHPDLEELLSDTYGLMIYQESVMRVAQKFAGYSLAEADNLRKACGKKIRELIAAEREKFVKGCIDTGYGEQIGTELFNIIEPFADYAFNKSHSYGYGLIAYQTAYLKANYPTQYLAALLTSVKDDKDKTALYLAEASAHQISVLVPDINHSMADFVVVKEGDVEQILFGLAAIRNVGEGLVGMIVAEREANGPFQDFGDFCLRVDPVVLNKRTIESLIKGGAFDSLGYSRKGLAEIHEGVIDQALDKRRERDRGVFSLFEDPVDVAAGVVTLEINPSAEEWAKDVLLKAEREMLGLYVSSHPLAGLDAQLAKIAALKVAEALELADSGVNQAVTVVGVATTLTKRHTKKGELMGSITLEDLRGAIEVMVFPKTMAEFGQLLVQDTVLKIQGRLDTREERPKLVAMSIEVVELAQPEFVDGAEVATLTMPAELASRSELERLRQVLESHEGEHPVVLKIGSMRFLVDGISIPIDNNLIGHLRSSFGDRVAFA